The Bacillaceae bacterium IKA-2 DNA window CAGACGGTACTGTTATGGTTAACAGTACGAGAGGTTTTGATGAAGTAAGAGCTGATTTAAAACTTGATTATGGAACATTAGCGATTGTTGACGCATTAAAAATTGCAGTTGAAGAAAAAACAAAAGTAAACACTGCCATGCTTGGAGCATTATATAGAACCTTAGACTTTTTAGATCCAGACGAGATGCGAAAGGTTATCCGCAAAACATTTGAGAAGAAGTATCCTCATTTTGTTGAACCTAATATTCGCACCTTTGACCGCGGTTATAATGAAGTAACTTTCAAAACATTTGAACAACCTGAGAATGCACAAGGTAAGGAGTTTTCAAGACCTGAACCTTTGTTAGGATATTTAACACAAGAAATAGGCGGTATTATAACCTCACAAGCCAATAGTATTACAAAAGATTTAAGTGGCTCGCGCGAAGGATTTTTACCTGCTTTTGAAGTAGAAAAATGTATTCACTGCGCTGCCTGTGATACAGTCTGCCCTGATTACTGTTTCGTTTGGGCTGAAGAAGAAGACAAGCGTGGCCGTAACCAAATGTTCCTAAAAGGCGTCGATTATCAATACTGTAA harbors:
- a CDS encoding 2-oxoacid:acceptor oxidoreductase family protein, which encodes MSILPKKNELGFFEIRLESIGGLGANLAGKMLAEAGVLGLGLNGSNFSSYGSEKKGSPVKAFVRYCEADVEIRDHSPIEQPHIIGVFHEALYKTIDVVSGLPADGTVMVNSTRGFDEVRADLKLDYGTLAIVDALKIAVEEKTKVNTAMLGALYRTLDFLDPDEMRKVIRKTFEKKYPHFVEPNIRTFDRGYNEVTFKTFEQPENAQGKEFSRPEPLLGYLTQEIGGIITSQANSITKDLSGSREGFLPAFEVEKCIHCAACDTVCPDYCFVWAEEEDKRGRNQMFLKGVDYQYCKGCLKCVDACPTEALADMAEMVGYAEAQRVAQKFPYIAGGKA